GCGCGTTGTATGCCTTCACGCCCGAGGTCTACCCGACCGACCTGCGCGCCAGCGGCATGGGCATGGCAGGCGCCGTGGCGCGCTTCGGCGGCCTGTTCGCCCCGGCCATCATCGCACCCATCATGGCCACCCACTTCACCCTGGCCCTGGCCGTGCTGTCGGCGATGCTGGTCGGTGGTGCGCTGTCGATCTGGGCGGTGGATGTGGAATCGCGCAACCGGGCGCTGGATTGATGACGGCCTGAGCTGACGGAGAGGTCGGCTCAGCAAAAAGGCCAGAAGGATTGCTCCTTCTGGCCTTTGGTTTTTTGGAGGGCTGCAACGGCTCAGTCGCAGTCGCTGCCTTCCAGCATCTTTCTGAGCAGGAAATCCAGCGCCAGACGCTCCGCAGGATTGAGCTTGCCGTAGGTGCTTTCGGTGATCTGCTTGGCAAAGGGCTCCATGTCGTGCACCAGATCCTGACCGGCTTCGGTGAGGTTGATGACGACCTTGCGCCGGTCCATGCGGTCATGCTCCACCTGCACCAGTTCGCGCTGCTTGAGCCGGTCCACCACGCCGCGTATGGTGGCCTGATCGATCACCGTGGCCTTGACGATGTCGGCCAGCGAGCTGCCTTTGTTGTCACGCACGGAGCACAGCACCACGAATTGCGCCGCCGTGAGCTGAGAGTCGGGAATGTACTGCTGAAAAAGCGCGGCATGCCTTTGATAGACGCGTCGCAGCAGGTGGCCGATCTGGTCCGAAAAGTGATAGCCATCCTGTGGCGTCATGGCTGATGGCGGCTGCTGAATCATGGTTCGTGTGAGCTTACCAAAAATCACGCCAATTACCGTGATCTGCGACAAGTCAGGCACATGGACAGACGCTGCAAAACCGCGTCAAAGCAGCACATGCGGCAAAGGAGAGCATCAGGGCCTGCAGGCATATCGGCGCAGGCTGCCAGCTCATTCGCGCATTGAATGGTGCAATCAGGAATATGAATTTGACGGCGTACCGCTCAGGGCTTGAAATGGAAGGTGAGACAAAGCGTCTGCGCAACAGACCGCACCGCTTCCACAATGAAAGCCAGTTGGGATACCCATGCCAGCCATTCAAGGGAAGATCATTCCCATCACCTTCGACGCAGCCGCCAGTGCCGGTTCCGCACTCGGTGGCCATGAACGCGAAGCCCTCGAGCACGCCATTGCCGAGCATGCATCGCGCCCTGGCTCTCTGATCGAGCTGCTGCACGCTCTGCAAAATACGCTGGGCTTTATCCCGCGTGCTGCCGTGCCCGTCATTGCCCAGGCCCTGAATCTTTCGCGTGCCGAGGTCCATGGTGTTGTCAGTTATTACCCGCATTTGCGCGAGCAGCCCCATGGCAGGACGCTGATCCAGGTCTGCCGGGCCGAAGCCTGCAAGTCGCGTGGCGGCGATGCACTGTTCGCCCATGCGCAAGCGACACTGGGCTGCCAGTCCCATGGCACGAGCGCCGATGGCAGCGTGACGCTTGAGCCGGTTTACTGCCTGGGGCTGTGCGCCCAGTCGCCGGCCGTGATGGTCGACGAGAGCGAAGTCCATGCGCAGATGACTGCGGACCGGTTCGATGCCCTGATGGAGGAAATTCAGCAAAAACAGCTTGAAACCAAGGCAGGTGAATCGAAACCAGCTATCGAAAATGAAGCTGTCGATGCCGCGCGCATCTATGTGCCGCGCGATGCCGCAGCCCTGGCCGTGGGCGCGGATGCGGTGGCCGACGCGCTGCAGCGCGAGTGCGCGGCGCGAGGCCTGGCGGTGGAGCTGGTACGCAACGGCTCGCGCGGCTTGCTGTGGCTGGAGACCCTGGTCGAAGTCGAGACTGCGCAGGGCCGTGTGGCCTACGGCCCGGTCCAGGCGGCTGACGTTGCAGGTCTGCTGGACGCCGGCATGCTGCAGGGCCAGCCCCATGCGCTATGCCATGGGCTGACCGAGCAGATGCCTTATCTGGCACGGCAGGAGCGTCTGACTTTTGCGCGCGTGGGCATCATCGATCCGCTGAGCCTGCGGGACTACGAGGCCCATGGCGGCTGGAAAGGCCTCAGGGCTGCTGCGGCCATGGCCCCCGAAGCCATCGTCCAGCAGGTGCTGGACTCCGGCCTGCGCGGTCGCGGCGGGGCGGCATTTCCGGCGGGGATCAAATGGAAGACCGTGGCGGCTGCAGAGAATGTGGGAGCAGGGTCGCAGAAATACATTGCCTGCAATGCCGACGAAGGCGATTCGGGCACGTTTGCCGACCGTCTGCTGATGGAGGGCGACCCGTTCTGTCTGATCGAGGGCATGGCGATCGCTGGTCTGGCCGTCGGCGCAACGCAGGGCTATATCTATGTGCGCAGCGAATATCCGCATGCGATTGCGGTGCTGAACGAGGCGATTGCACGTGCCAGTGCTGCGGGTTGGCTGGGCGGCAATGTGGCCGGCAGCGGCAAGGCGTTCTATCTGCAGGTGCGCAAGGGTGCGGGCAGCTATGTCTGCGGCGAGGAGACCGCCATGCTCGAGAGCATCGAAGGCAAGCGCGGCATTGTGCGTGCCAAGCCTCCGTTGCCTGCGATCGAAGGCCTGTTCGGCAAGCCCACGGTCATCAACAATGTGATCACGCTGGCGACCGTGCCCATCATCCTGGCCAGGGGCGCGGCCTTCTACCAGGGCTACGGCATGGGCCGCTCGCGCGGCACACTGCCGTTCCAGCTGGCAGGCAATATTGCGCAAGGCGGCCTGGTGGAAAAAGCCTTCGGTCTTACGCTGCGCGAGCTGGTGCAGGACTTTGGCGGCGGCACGGCCACGGGCCGGCCCGTCAAGGCGATTCAGGTGGGCGGCCCGCTGGGCAGCTACGTGGCGCCCGGGGACTGGGATGATCCGCTGGACTACGAAGCCTATGCCGCAAAAGGCAACGTGGTTGGCCATGGCGGGCTGGTCGTGCATGACGATCAGGCCGATATGGCACAACTGGCGCGCTATGCCATGGAGTTCTGCGCCATCGAGTCCTGCGGCAAATGCACGCCCTGTCGCATCGGCTCCACGCGAGGGGTGGAGGTGATCGATCGCATCACACGTCAAGGCGGCGCCGAGCATGCAGCCAATGTGGCGCTGCTCGAGAGCCTGTGCGACACCATGCAGCACAGCAGCCTGTGCGCCATGGGGGGCATGACCCCCTATCCGGTGCGCTCTGCGCTGCAGCACTATCCGCAGGACTTCGGTATCGAGCCCGTGCAGACCGTGAACCCCGCCTGAGGAGAGAGCCATGCTGGAACATCTGAAGAACACTGATTGCGGAACGCCTGCCAGCCTGTCCGAGGAACGGGTCACGCTGCATATCGACGGCCGCGAGGTCACCGTGCCCAAGGGCACATCGCTGATGCGCGCAGCCGTCGATGGCGGCATCAAGGTGCCCAAGCTCTGTGCCACGGATTCGCTGGAGCCCTTTGGTTCCTGCCGGCTGTGTCTGGTGCAGATCGAGGGGCGCAAGGGCTTTCCTGCGTCCTGCACCACGCCTGCCGAAGCGGGCATGAAGGTGCGCACCCAGAGCCCGCAGCTGCAGGAGCTGCGCAAGGGCGTGATGGAGCTCTATATCTCCGACCACCCGCTCGATTGCCTGACCTGCTCGTCCAACGGCGACTGCGAGCTGCAGGACATGGCCGGAGTGGTCGGTCTGCGCGAGGTGCGCTATGGCATGGATGGAGCCAACCACTTCAAGGGCGAAGCCAGGGCGGAGGTCGATACCTCCAATCCCTATTTCAACTACGACCCCAGCAAGTGCATTGTCTGCAATCGCTGCGTGCGCGCCTGCGAGG
This window of the Comamonas testosteroni genome carries:
- a CDS encoding MarR family winged helix-turn-helix transcriptional regulator codes for the protein MTPQDGYHFSDQIGHLLRRVYQRHAALFQQYIPDSQLTAAQFVVLCSVRDNKGSSLADIVKATVIDQATIRGVVDRLKQRELVQVEHDRMDRRKVVINLTEAGQDLVHDMEPFAKQITESTYGKLNPAERLALDFLLRKMLEGSDCD
- a CDS encoding formate dehydrogenase subunit gamma gives rise to the protein MPAIQGKIIPITFDAAASAGSALGGHEREALEHAIAEHASRPGSLIELLHALQNTLGFIPRAAVPVIAQALNLSRAEVHGVVSYYPHLREQPHGRTLIQVCRAEACKSRGGDALFAHAQATLGCQSHGTSADGSVTLEPVYCLGLCAQSPAVMVDESEVHAQMTADRFDALMEEIQQKQLETKAGESKPAIENEAVDAARIYVPRDAAALAVGADAVADALQRECAARGLAVELVRNGSRGLLWLETLVEVETAQGRVAYGPVQAADVAGLLDAGMLQGQPHALCHGLTEQMPYLARQERLTFARVGIIDPLSLRDYEAHGGWKGLRAAAAMAPEAIVQQVLDSGLRGRGGAAFPAGIKWKTVAAAENVGAGSQKYIACNADEGDSGTFADRLLMEGDPFCLIEGMAIAGLAVGATQGYIYVRSEYPHAIAVLNEAIARASAAGWLGGNVAGSGKAFYLQVRKGAGSYVCGEETAMLESIEGKRGIVRAKPPLPAIEGLFGKPTVINNVITLATVPIILARGAAFYQGYGMGRSRGTLPFQLAGNIAQGGLVEKAFGLTLRELVQDFGGGTATGRPVKAIQVGGPLGSYVAPGDWDDPLDYEAYAAKGNVVGHGGLVVHDDQADMAQLARYAMEFCAIESCGKCTPCRIGSTRGVEVIDRITRQGGAEHAANVALLESLCDTMQHSSLCAMGGMTPYPVRSALQHYPQDFGIEPVQTVNPA